The Arachis duranensis cultivar V14167 chromosome 2, aradu.V14167.gnm2.J7QH, whole genome shotgun sequence genome has a window encoding:
- the LOC107473016 gene encoding uncharacterized protein LOC107473016, which yields MNQEIQKLEQELEKCNHCQQLRAQIQSIKKAMEAMKVTQQATLPTSIPMLTTPSEFSQLSVVDQPQSKLIFSEKIPENKTLAEIVKKSTQDKKYYVIYNGPMKGVYDDWAKAAPFTHQPRTIHKGGFLTIEEAKESLREYEVLHPEQILKRAEKAPVQIQRTAQAQRTGLMKNIPTRAEINDKKRVCRSNCRETLNLVLNWTLDKRATLGYYPINKEQLTKLVIFPEASPSDTYQFFQYGLIDTILIFDNLNVIKEFPAGFIDAVKKFKNMIDTREPRDISLKFTSSQPIFNEEGECLIPAFQVVFMSVFPGDFQPIEQVQDLSIYSDEGRLASTLARVFERAQKINKESRTRINYKSRNTLIVSSKRNQFESREMRLLVDFESAFYNFSGLLEKLPDGIRRNLCHLLKDKEDHRCQLCTSEMSEESNNAEDPTHVGKEEDEASESSINIIVE from the coding sequence ATGAATCAAGAAATCCAGAAGCTTGAACAAGAGCTTGAAAAGTGCAATCACTGTCAGCAGCTAAGAGCTCAAATTCAATCCATCAAGAAGGCCATGGAAGCAATGAAAGTAACCCAACAAGCAACATTACCCACTTCAATACCAATGCTGACAAcaccatcagagttcagccagctaagcgtgGTGGACCAGCCAcaatcaaaactaattttttctgaaaaaatCCCTGAAAATAAAACTCTGGcagaaatagttaaaaaatcaactcaggacaaaaaatattatgtcaTCTACAATGGCCCAATGAAAGGAGTCTATGACGATTGGGCCAAAGCAGCCCCATTTACTCATCAACCCAGAACTATTCACAAGGGAGGATTCTTAACAATAGAAGAAGCAAAAGAATCCCTCAGAGAATATGAAGTGCTCCATCCAGAGCAGATTTTAAAAAGAGCAGAAAAAGCTCCAGTCCAAATCCAAAGAACAGCCCAAGCCCAAAGGACTGGACTAATGAAAAATATTCCTACAAGAGCTgaaataaatgacaagaaaagggTCTGCAGATCAAACTGTAGAGAAACCTTAAATCTAGTCTTAAACTGGACTCTAGACAAAAGAGCAACATTGGGATATTATCCCATTAAcaaagaacagctaacaaagctggtAATATTTCCAGAGGCTTCACCCTCTGATACATATCAGTTTTTCCAATACGGATTAATTGATACGATCCTAATTTTTGACAATTTAAATGTCATTAAAGAATTTCCTGCAGGTTTTATAGATGCAgtgaaaaagtttaaaaatatgattgataCAAGAGAaccaagggatatatccctaaaattcaCAAGTAGTCAGCCAATCTtcaatgaagaaggagaatgtTTGATCCCAGCATTTCAAGTAGTTTTCATGTCAGTCTTCCCAGGAGACTTTCAACCAATAGAACAAGTTCAAGATCTATCAATTTACAGTGACGAAGGTAGATTGGCTAGCACATTGGCAAGAGTCTTCGAAAGAgcccaaaaaataaacaaagaatCCAGAACAAGAATAAACTACAAAAGCAGAAACACTCTAATTGTTTCTAGTAAAAGAAACCAATTTGAATCAAGAGAAATGAGACTCCTAGTGGATTTTGAATCAGCATTTTACAACTTCTCTGGATTACTGGAAAAACTTCCTGACGGGATAAGGAGGAATCTATGCCATTTACTGAAAGACAAAGAGGACCATAGGTGCCAGCTATGCACCTCAGAAATGTCTGAAGAAAGCAACAATGCTGAAGACCCCACCCACGTGGGAAAAGAAGAGGATGAGGCATCTGAGTCATCCATCAACATTATTGTTGAATGA